One Novosphingobium sp. G106 DNA segment encodes these proteins:
- a CDS encoding pyruvate carboxylase: MAHIQFLDETLRDGQQSLWGMRMQAGMALPVTPLIDQTGYQIISLAGSSLFEVLIRHCQEDPWAGLDLLVKSMPNTPLRAGCRSNGSVTFGFTPDALMDIWVDRLCAHGMRSFWLYDVLFNIDKMQRLAKQAKQYDCQVAGTMLFTLSPVHDDAYYADKADKLSALPEVDSLLLYDTGGVLDRNRISTLVPAIVAKARGKPIEMHANNMLGQSAKSYIDAIEFGVTTIHTAVRPMANGPSIPSVEIMARNVEMLGHTHNLDTSKFRAVADHFERVGKAAGFLVNQHFEYDVTSLKHQIPGGMMGTLRAQLVQQNMLEKLPDVLEEVARVRRELGYPGMATPFAQLVGTLAVLNIVTGNRYSVVPDEVIQYAAGYYGAPVAPIDEDVMDRIMSMPRAKEILACPPEQPDRAELHRRHGTGGDDDELLLRALVPATDIDRMRAAGAVRQDFPTLSSPELDQVSRLMRMASLPMVQMRSAELELVMRR; this comes from the coding sequence GTGGCGCATATCCAGTTCCTCGACGAAACCTTGCGCGACGGTCAGCAAAGCCTCTGGGGCATGCGCATGCAGGCGGGCATGGCCCTGCCCGTGACGCCGCTCATCGACCAGACCGGCTACCAGATCATCAGCCTTGCGGGCTCCTCGCTGTTCGAAGTGCTGATCCGCCATTGCCAGGAAGATCCCTGGGCGGGCCTGGACTTGCTGGTCAAGTCGATGCCGAACACGCCGCTCCGGGCCGGATGCCGTTCGAACGGTTCGGTCACTTTCGGCTTCACTCCCGATGCCCTGATGGACATCTGGGTCGACCGGCTCTGCGCTCACGGCATGCGCAGTTTCTGGCTCTACGACGTGCTCTTCAACATCGACAAGATGCAGCGGCTGGCCAAGCAGGCGAAGCAGTACGACTGCCAGGTGGCGGGCACGATGCTGTTCACCCTCTCGCCCGTCCACGACGATGCCTATTATGCCGACAAGGCGGACAAGCTCTCGGCGCTGCCCGAGGTCGACAGCCTCCTGCTCTATGACACCGGCGGCGTACTCGATCGCAATCGGATCTCGACGCTGGTGCCGGCAATCGTCGCCAAGGCGCGGGGCAAGCCGATCGAGATGCATGCCAACAACATGCTGGGCCAATCGGCGAAGTCCTACATCGATGCCATCGAGTTCGGCGTCACCACCATCCATACCGCGGTGCGGCCGATGGCCAATGGCCCGTCGATCCCTTCGGTGGAGATCATGGCCCGGAACGTCGAGATGCTGGGCCACACCCACAATCTTGACACCAGCAAGTTTCGGGCGGTGGCCGACCATTTCGAACGCGTCGGCAAGGCTGCGGGATTCCTGGTCAACCAGCATTTCGAATACGACGTGACCTCGCTCAAGCACCAGATCCCGGGCGGCATGATGGGCACGCTGCGGGCGCAGCTCGTCCAGCAGAACATGCTCGAAAAGCTGCCCGACGTGCTCGAGGAGGTCGCCCGCGTGCGGCGAGAGCTGGGCTATCCGGGTATGGCGACGCCTTTCGCGCAGCTCGTTGGCACGCTCGCCGTGCTCAACATCGTCACGGGCAACCGCTATTCGGTCGTGCCCGACGAGGTCATCCAGTACGCCGCCGGCTATTACGGCGCCCCTGTCGCGCCGATCGACGAAGACGTGATGGACCGCATCATGTCGATGCCGCGCGCCAAGGAAATCCTGGCCTGCCCGCCCGAGCAGCCCGACCGTGCAGAACTGCATCGCCGCCACGGCACCGGCGGCGATGACGACGAACTGCTGCTACGCGCCCTGGTGCCGGCGACGGACATCGACCGGATGCGCGCGGCAGGCGCGGTGCGGCAGGACTTTCCGACACTGTCCTCGCCCGAGCTAGACCAGGTTTCGCGCCTGATGCGGATGGCCAGCCTGCCCATGGTGCAGATGCGCTCGGCCGAGCTTGAACTCGTGATGCGGCGCTAG
- a CDS encoding acetyl/propionyl/methylcrotonyl-CoA carboxylase subunit alpha: MAISRLFIANRGEIALRVLRAAQALNLETVIGVSDADRDSMAARLADRRLVLGPGPAAKSYLDARLVVQAAKASGCDALHPGYGFLSERAELARLCDEHGIVFVGPEPDMIEALGDKLRAREMAAAAGVPLVPGSGEIASAADARKVADQIGYPVLLKASAGGGGRGMVIVNGPAEVESGFNRASAEALAAFNDGTLFMERFVPEARHVEVQLVGDGKGEVVHFGERDCSVQRRYQKVIEEAPCVAMPAELRAQLHQAAVDLAKSVNYRNAGTAEFLYDVTRGEIYFIEVNARIQVEHPVSEMITGRDLVQEQLRIASGQGLSVSQDQITVSGHAIECRINAEDTRRDFVPVPGTITRWRPPEGEGIRLDSHITEGASIPPFYDSMIGKLIVHADTRDAAIDRLIGALDSFEVEGVPTTIPLHRAILKDPRFRSNTIHTRWLEQDLFASQPLAAE, translated from the coding sequence ATGGCGATCTCCCGCCTCTTCATCGCCAATCGCGGTGAGATCGCGCTGCGTGTGCTGCGGGCCGCGCAGGCGCTGAATCTCGAGACGGTGATCGGCGTTTCCGATGCCGATCGCGACAGCATGGCGGCGCGTCTCGCCGATCGCCGGCTGGTACTGGGGCCCGGCCCCGCGGCGAAGAGCTACCTCGACGCACGGCTGGTGGTCCAGGCGGCCAAGGCCAGCGGCTGCGATGCGCTCCATCCGGGTTACGGCTTCCTCTCCGAACGCGCCGAACTCGCGCGGCTCTGCGACGAGCACGGCATCGTCTTCGTGGGGCCCGAGCCCGACATGATCGAGGCGCTGGGCGACAAGCTGCGCGCGCGGGAAATGGCTGCGGCGGCCGGCGTTCCTCTTGTGCCGGGCAGTGGCGAGATCGCCAGCGCAGCCGATGCGCGCAAGGTCGCCGACCAGATCGGCTATCCCGTGCTGCTAAAAGCCTCGGCGGGCGGCGGCGGCCGCGGCATGGTCATCGTCAACGGGCCTGCGGAGGTCGAGTCCGGTTTCAATCGCGCCAGCGCCGAGGCACTCGCCGCCTTCAACGACGGCACGCTGTTCATGGAGCGCTTCGTCCCCGAGGCGCGCCACGTCGAAGTCCAGCTCGTCGGCGACGGCAAGGGCGAGGTGGTCCATTTCGGCGAGCGCGATTGCTCGGTTCAGCGCCGCTACCAGAAGGTCATCGAGGAAGCGCCTTGCGTCGCCATGCCGGCCGAACTGCGCGCGCAGCTTCACCAGGCCGCGGTCGATCTGGCCAAGAGCGTCAACTACCGCAATGCCGGCACGGCCGAGTTCCTCTACGACGTCACGCGCGGCGAAATCTATTTCATCGAGGTCAACGCGCGCATCCAGGTCGAGCATCCGGTCAGCGAGATGATCACCGGTCGCGACCTCGTGCAGGAACAACTCCGCATCGCGAGCGGGCAGGGCCTTTCGGTGTCGCAGGACCAGATCACCGTTTCGGGTCACGCCATCGAATGCCGGATCAATGCCGAAGACACGCGGCGGGACTTCGTGCCCGTGCCCGGCACGATCACCCGCTGGCGGCCGCCCGAAGGCGAAGGGATCAGGCTCGATTCCCATATCACCGAAGGCGCCAGCATACCGCCGTTCTACGATTCCATGATCGGCAAGCTGATCGTCCATGCCGATACGCGCGACGCCGCGATCGATCGGCTGATCGGTGCGCTCGACAGCTTCGAAGTGGAAGGCGTGCCGACCACCATCCCGCTTCATCGCGCGATCCTGAAGGATCCGCGCTTCCGGTCAAACACCATCCACACCCGCTGGCTCGAACAGGATCTGTTCGCGAGCCAGCCTCTGGCAGCGGAGTAG
- a CDS encoding AMP-binding protein: MRMIDFFDRGARMAHDWPCMIEGETSRTYAEVKRRSDAIARGLIADGFAPSAHAAVLSGNSMTAFEAILGILRADGVWVMANNRAAVGENAYLLDLLDVDTLFVHSDIADRIETFRRDCPNIRRYVAIDRPVAEADVWLGDLVIEGDDRVPQRRPGASEELGFLANTGGTTGRSKGVMLSNGNWQALVSSLVASMPMKQSPVNLVAAPMTHAAGPLALASMALGGTVIVLPAFDAGAVVQAIERHRVTYMFLPPTAIYMLLAHPDVRTADLSSLEYISYAGAPMSLDRLREAIDVLGPVMNASFGQTEAPMCVTAMPPHEHLNAAGDLAHPGSCGRANLLSIVEIMDDEGNILPAGERGEIVVRGPLVMQGYYKNPEATAEVSTFGWHHTGDIGLRDEDGWFYVVDRKKDMIISGGFNVYPAEVEQALMADPQVQDCAVIGVPDEKWGEAVIAVVEPRAGGTIDVAKLLAAAREVLGPVKTPKAIEVMERLPPQQCRQGAARRTAQAALGGGRKDDLMRDAVILGVGMTPFGRHLDKSHEQLTQAAVRLALEDAGVEGQSVDMAVYANVIQGFFAGEMSIPGEYALRPLGISGVKGFHVEAACASSTVGLHLAIDHVRAGFADMALVVGVEKLYSQDRAKRFAVFQQPRDIEEAEGYISRTASLLQPVPEGLDLESPNALMEAYAAQARLHMATYGTTQRQIAAVAAKDHTASQHNPLAQYREAMSIDDILAAPQVAWPLTNPMCAPISDGASAAIVCSAELAARFSGEAIRVLAAESQTGSDRAPDDFANHVTRLVSTRAYEKAGLGPADMEVAEVHDASSIGEIIQTEALGLCPPGEAGPAAERGETALGGRIPVNGSGGLVSKGHPLAATGIGQIHELVTQLRGRAGRRQVEGARIAIAENSGGFYGVEDGMSAVTILSRS; the protein is encoded by the coding sequence ATGCGCATGATCGACTTCTTCGATCGCGGTGCCCGCATGGCGCATGACTGGCCCTGCATGATCGAGGGCGAGACCAGCCGCACCTACGCCGAAGTGAAGCGCCGCAGCGATGCCATTGCGCGCGGTTTGATCGCCGATGGCTTCGCGCCGAGCGCCCATGCCGCGGTGCTCAGCGGCAATTCGATGACCGCCTTCGAAGCGATCCTGGGCATCCTGCGCGCCGATGGCGTCTGGGTGATGGCGAACAATCGCGCGGCCGTCGGCGAGAACGCCTACCTTCTCGACCTGCTCGACGTCGATACCCTGTTCGTTCATTCGGACATCGCCGATCGCATCGAAACCTTCCGCCGCGATTGCCCGAACATCCGCCGCTACGTCGCGATCGACCGGCCGGTTGCGGAGGCGGACGTCTGGCTCGGCGATCTCGTGATCGAGGGCGACGACCGGGTTCCGCAACGCCGCCCGGGTGCGAGCGAGGAGCTGGGCTTTCTGGCCAATACCGGCGGGACCACCGGGCGTTCGAAGGGCGTCATGCTCAGCAACGGCAACTGGCAGGCGCTGGTGTCGAGCCTCGTCGCCTCGATGCCGATGAAGCAGTCGCCGGTGAATCTCGTGGCGGCACCGATGACTCACGCCGCCGGGCCGCTGGCGCTGGCTTCCATGGCGCTTGGCGGGACGGTCATAGTCTTGCCGGCGTTCGACGCCGGCGCGGTTGTGCAGGCGATCGAGCGGCACCGCGTGACCTACATGTTCCTGCCGCCCACTGCGATCTACATGCTGCTCGCGCATCCGGACGTCCGGACTGCCGATCTCTCCAGCCTGGAATATATCTCCTACGCCGGCGCGCCGATGTCGCTCGACCGGCTGCGCGAGGCGATCGACGTGCTCGGCCCGGTGATGAACGCCAGCTTCGGCCAGACCGAGGCGCCGATGTGTGTCACCGCCATGCCGCCGCACGAGCATCTGAACGCTGCCGGCGACCTTGCCCATCCGGGCAGCTGCGGCCGCGCCAACCTGCTGTCGATCGTCGAGATCATGGACGACGAAGGCAACATTCTCCCGGCCGGCGAACGCGGCGAGATCGTCGTGCGCGGGCCGCTCGTCATGCAGGGCTATTACAAGAATCCGGAGGCGACGGCGGAAGTCTCGACCTTCGGCTGGCATCATACCGGCGACATCGGTCTGCGCGACGAAGACGGCTGGTTCTATGTGGTCGACCGCAAGAAGGACATGATCATCTCGGGCGGGTTCAACGTCTATCCCGCCGAGGTCGAGCAGGCGCTGATGGCCGATCCGCAGGTGCAGGACTGCGCGGTGATCGGCGTGCCGGACGAGAAATGGGGCGAGGCGGTGATCGCCGTGGTCGAGCCGCGCGCGGGCGGTACGATCGACGTGGCGAAATTGCTCGCCGCCGCGCGCGAGGTGCTGGGCCCGGTGAAGACACCCAAGGCAATCGAAGTGATGGAACGGCTCCCCCCGCAGCAATGCCGGCAAGGTGCTGCGCGTCGAACTGCGCAAGCAGCGTTGGGCGGAGGCAGGAAGGACGATCTGATGCGCGACGCAGTGATCCTGGGGGTCGGCATGACGCCGTTCGGCCGGCATCTCGACAAGAGCCACGAGCAGCTTACCCAGGCGGCGGTGCGCCTTGCGCTCGAGGACGCCGGGGTCGAAGGCCAGTCCGTTGACATGGCGGTCTACGCCAATGTCATCCAGGGCTTCTTCGCAGGGGAGATGTCGATCCCGGGCGAGTATGCGCTGCGCCCGCTCGGGATATCCGGAGTGAAGGGTTTCCACGTCGAAGCGGCTTGTGCCAGCTCGACGGTGGGTCTGCATCTCGCGATCGATCATGTTCGTGCCGGGTTTGCCGACATGGCGCTCGTGGTCGGCGTGGAGAAGCTCTACAGCCAGGACCGGGCCAAGCGTTTCGCCGTGTTCCAGCAGCCGCGCGACATCGAGGAAGCCGAAGGCTACATTTCGCGAACCGCGAGCCTGCTTCAGCCGGTGCCGGAAGGCCTCGATCTCGAAAGCCCCAATGCGTTGATGGAAGCCTATGCCGCCCAGGCTCGGCTGCATATGGCGACGTACGGAACCACCCAACGTCAGATCGCAGCGGTCGCGGCGAAGGACCATACGGCCTCACAGCACAATCCCCTGGCCCAATATCGCGAGGCGATGAGCATCGATGACATCCTGGCCGCTCCGCAAGTCGCCTGGCCGCTTACCAATCCGATGTGCGCGCCGATCAGCGACGGCGCTTCGGCGGCGATCGTCTGCTCGGCCGAACTGGCCGCACGGTTTTCGGGTGAAGCGATCCGCGTGCTCGCTGCCGAAAGCCAGACCGGCAGCGACCGGGCACCCGACGACTTTGCCAATCATGTAACCCGGTTGGTCTCGACCCGTGCCTACGAGAAGGCGGGGCTGGGACCGGCGGACATGGAGGTTGCCGAAGTGCACGACGCAAGCTCCATCGGCGAGATCATTCAGACCGAAGCCTTGGGCCTGTGCCCGCCCGGCGAGGCCGGCCCCGCGGCCGAGCGCGGCGAGACGGCGCTCGGCGGGCGCATCCCGGTCAATGGGTCGGGTGGTCTCGTATCGAAGGGACATCCGCTCGCGGCGACGGGCATCGGCCAGATCCACGAACTGGTCACGCAGCTGCGCGGCCGGGCCGGCCGGCGCCAGGTCGAGGGCGCTCGCATAGCCATCGCCGAGAATTCGGGCGGCTTCTACGGTGTCGAAGACGGCATGTCCGCCGTCACGATCCTGTCTCGCTCATAG
- the surE gene encoding 5'/3'-nucleotidase SurE yields MPTDPPRVLIVNDDGIDGPGIVLLEKIVRRFTDDVWVIAPDEERSGAGHSMSTYHPIRVKQRDERHFAVKGTPTDCALLGVHDLIPGTRPDIIVSGINRGPNLAEDITYSGTASAAMEGAMLGIPAIALSQVFRPPNQPHWATAEAFAGDIIEKLLRAEWRPGMFVNVNFPDCPPDGVKGIRTTTQGLRPPGAFRPVRRIDERHIPYYWIKIEHPEGGHAPGNDLQAALDKEISITPLQLDMTDRRALSGLQQLFEA; encoded by the coding sequence ATGCCCACCGATCCGCCCCGCGTCCTGATCGTCAACGATGACGGCATCGACGGCCCCGGCATCGTCCTGCTCGAGAAAATCGTGCGGCGGTTCACGGACGACGTCTGGGTGATCGCGCCGGACGAGGAGCGTTCGGGCGCCGGTCACTCGATGTCGACCTATCATCCGATTCGCGTAAAGCAGCGCGACGAACGGCACTTCGCGGTCAAGGGCACACCCACCGACTGCGCGCTGCTCGGCGTGCACGACCTGATCCCCGGCACGCGTCCGGACATCATCGTTTCGGGCATCAACCGGGGCCCGAACCTGGCCGAGGACATCACCTATTCGGGCACCGCTTCGGCGGCGATGGAAGGCGCCATGCTCGGCATTCCCGCCATCGCGCTCAGCCAGGTGTTCCGCCCGCCGAACCAGCCGCACTGGGCGACGGCAGAAGCTTTCGCCGGCGACATCATCGAAAAGCTCCTGCGCGCCGAATGGCGGCCCGGGATGTTCGTCAACGTGAACTTTCCCGACTGCCCGCCGGACGGGGTGAAAGGCATTCGCACCACCACCCAGGGCCTGCGCCCGCCTGGTGCCTTCCGCCCGGTCCGCCGCATCGATGAGCGCCATATCCCCTATTACTGGATCAAGATCGAGCATCCCGAAGGCGGCCATGCACCGGGCAACGACCTGCAGGCTGCGCTCGACAAGGAAATCTCCATCACCCCGCTGCAGCTCGACATGACCGATCGCCGCGCGCTTTCAGGGCTGCAACAGCTTTTCGAAGCCTGA